CTTGCATTTCTCAACTCGAGAACGAACTTTTTAAGgataaaagaattgaaggaaaaaatagaaaaagtaaagaattAACATGCTTTGTGGAATTAGAGGAACCTGTACTTAGATTATGTTAAAACCATGAATGTAGTGCTGTTGATACTTCGAGGATCTAAAATagtttatatttattcttcCGGCTTCTTGCTTTTGCattattcaaattattttagcGAGAGAATATTTTGGATCACCTTCTTTTTCCCAATCAATGGCTCATTTATCAATTCAGATATGTTTATAGCTTGTTATCAAAACCATGTATGATTTTGAACATACGAAGCtatatttcattattttcaaacaatgaaaaatgTATATTCAAATCATTTTGTTATAATAAAGGGTTTTAGTTCttgatgaaataaaaataaagttacCTCGGTCATGTTAAAAACTACTATATAGTAAAGATAGACTACAAAGAAATAGAGAATCCAAGTCAATTTATAAAGACTATTATTCAGTAAATGCTTTAACCAATATCTAAAACGTAAGGTCGAATATATTcatcattaattttaaagagGTTCTTTAACAATCTACTAAGTTAGTACTATAACTGTGTTAGCGAACCTTACCATGCTCTTCTGATTCGTGTCCCGTTTCACCCTATAATAATAGCTACAATAAGCATCTGAATTAACTAACCGGATAAATTGTTCATCATGCGTAATAACAATGAGTTGGAAGTTTGCTTGTTTCCTTCTAAATTCGACAATCCGAGATAAATTCTTAGCCAAACTACATATATTCTCTTCATCGAGATTTGTAGTTGGCTCATCCAGAGCCAAAATTCCACAGTTTACACCTAGACATTCTGCCAAAGCCAACCTTATAATAATACACGCTAAAACCTTTTGACCAGCACTGCAGCGGCCTCGCATATCTAGCTCGGCATCACCTTTAACCATACAGACCTGTTGTTAGTAAGTAACAGTAGATATATGTACGTACTCTATAATTGTAAGTCCTATTCCCTTTACCTTCACTATCAGAGCGAATTAAAATGGTATCAATGTCAGTTCCACAGTAGGTTTGTTTCCAAAGTTCGTCTACTATTCGATTGATCtcattcattttcattgaaTGTAGTTGCATGATAGCGACATCAAGAGCTTTCGCATACTTGCCCAAATCCTCATTTGCTTTACCCGTagtctttgtttttataaGCTGTCGTCGAAATCTTTCGTCCGCATCTTTAAACTCCATATTAAGTTCTTCCTTGTCTTTAGTAATGGAGTTCTCCAATTGCTTACATTCTCCTAATAAGCCTGCGCGCTCAGCGTTGAGTGCCCCGTATTTtgactttaaaatttgcattCGTTCGCGAAATGATTCCCGATCATCATGTGATTGCTGGGATAAcaaataattcttttgcGTCACGGCTTCTTCTAATTGTCTCATTAAAGCGCGAAGGCGTAGATTATCAGATGCGTTCCTTTCCCTCGTGCGCAAATCCGCTAAGCGCTCCTGTAACTTTCTTAAATTATCATCAGTACTTTCAATTTTAGAAGCAATAATCCTAACTTCTTCTCCAATATTacttttcttctcttttatGCATTTAAACTTTGTGGAAACGTCAATCCTCAATTCAGAGTTCCATTCATTAAGTTGATGCAAGTATTCATTAGCTTCAAGGATTTCTGTCCGACTTTTTTGAGCCATTTCTTGAATATCTGcttctaatttttcatacTCTGACTCTAATTCGTTTAAAAAGGGTGCCTGAGAACCTTGTTTAGAGCTAACTtccaaaagctttttcttttgaaggTCACAGTCTTCGGAGGATTTGTTAATATCTTTTTCGAGTTGTTCCAATTCATTGACCTGAAAATTCAACTTGGTAAGTTTTAGTTTCTGCTCGTTATTGGCTAAGACAGCATCGtctattttctttttaaaagaagtttCCTCCAATTTAGTTCTTTCTATTTGTTTCCTTAAGTATCCCCTCTTCTCGAGTAATTTTTCTCTCTCAGCATAAATTTCGTCTAAATTATGATGAGCAATAGAAGAAGGAAGTTCAATACGTAAAACTTCAGTTTCTCTGTCAATTGTACGAATTTCTTCCTCTAAATTAGAAATGTCTTTAACCAACAATTGTAATTTCTCTAAGTTTGCTCTTCTTAAATACAAGGTATCCAATTCTGATTGAATTTCGTCCTTACGTATATCCAAACCTTGTAGATCACCTTGCAAATCTGAAAGTTCAGTTTTCGTCTCTGAAAGCCTTTTATCAAGCAGTTCAATCTCATCGAAAATCGGTTTAGCTTCagaaagatttttaaaagttttagtAAGGGTTTCAAGGTGACTATAAACTTCAGCAGATTTGGATGGTATAACGTCAATCATGGAGTGACAGTGTTCCACAAAGAgcttttcctcttctttaTCGAGGCTTCTTTGACATAGTTGACAAGCATGTTGGTCAACACATATTTCTATAGCTTTCTCATAAAATGTAGATCCAAATTGCAATGAGTGAAGGGTTTTCCtattttcttctatttCACTTTCCAAAGCTTTAATTTCAGATATCATAGAAGCGAAGGTCCCACTATAAGATTTCAAAGTTTTAGTTTTTATCTTCTTATTCTCGGTTAAATCATTAATACTTTGTACAGATAACGAAATTCTAATTTCAAGTCTTTCCCTGACGGACCGAAGTGATGATTCGgcctcttctttttcttgtaaCTTTTTACGTACATCTTCGACTAGTTTATCCAATTCTTCATTGTAATTATCATCATCCTTTAATTCGTAAGACATAACTTCTGAAAACGAACTTTTCAATGTCATCAGTTGGTTAGCCAGTATAGCAGATTTATTGGTTTTATTCTCTTCGAAAACTTGTAACTTGGTACGAACTCCAGAGTATTTATGGTATGAATCGACGATTTCTGAAATTTCATCTAAACGGTTTTCAACTGAAGACAGAGCTGTTTGATGTTTGTCAAGTAACTCCagcaaatttttactttcataCTCTTGACGCAATGATTTAATCCACAAATCCGATTTTTCAACATCTTTAGTAAAATCTTCTCGCTGTAACTTTACAGGAAAAAGGATTTCAAAGCGTGAGCGCAATTCTTTTTGAGTTGTGAGTTGTTTTTCAAGTGAAGAGTTGATTTCCGAAACACGATTATTAAGGAACATCTCGTGAGCTTTAATTCCTTCGATGCGTGCTCTCACGGCCACCTGTCGCTCTTTTAGTTTACCACTGGAAATctcataatttttatttacaaggCTAGCGTATTTAGACACCTCTGTCATGATCCcttcttcatttatttcattaatattGTAGCGATGAACAATTTCGTTAATCATAGTcgatttttttaccttcAATTTCTCCAAGCTTTCTATCTCTCCTTGGATTTTACCCAAATCTCCAGTGAGTTTTTCAAGGAGTTCCCTTCTTGATTTGAGGAGACTTTCTAAATCAGAACGCTTCTTCTCTAAAGATTTGTAAAGTTCCTGTTCCTCTTTAACCTTTTCAGCAAAATTCGAATGAAGTTTCTCCAAATCTTCAGAACTTTCGTCAGTTATAGTCATTTGACTTTTAAGGTCGTTGATAGTAGTATTAATAATGTCACTTTGACTTTCCAAATGTCTGATTGTAATCATTTGTTGTTCATATTCTTCAGTGGATTTGAAAAGCTCATCTTGTAGCCTAGCCGTTTCAGTTATCTCTTGGTCAAGCTCTTCGACTTTAGATCGGATACAGGATATACGCTTCAAAGATTCATGTACCCtcaattcaattttctcGGCTCTTTCTTTGTCTGAGCGGTAATGTGTCAATGTCGCTTGATCGACCTTCACTTGAGTTTCCTGGTCGCGCTTTAAACCCTTTATTTGATCCAGAGCCTTTGCATATCGCAATGATTCAAATATCTCAtcaaaccttttttttaaattagcAGGCTCACTTAATGGCCAGAAGCTCTCTTCCTGATGACAAAAAATGACATAGTCTAATAAAGCTTTACTCACACCCAAGCTGAGCGGTACTTGAGAATCTAATTCGGCACAACGATTGCTAATTGTAGTTCTTTCATTGTCTTTCAATATTAGCAATTGTCCGTCCAAGGTTTTCTGTTGTCGAgtagtttttttaacagaTAATTGTAATGATCTGGTACAGATCATCTTAACTTGGTTCGTATTTCGAAACGCCAATTTGACCTGAGCAAGGACCTCTTTTTCACCGCATATCTAACAGGTTAGGCTAACGTAAACATTAATTTACTGCACTTACTTTTGGATCATGAATGAAGGCTCCACCTTTTGTATTTGGGGGGAGTATTCCTGTTGTTGCGTACTTTAAGCATTCAATTATTGTCTTTTAGATtaacatttgtttaaatatgaaattaGGCAATGTAACATACAGTCTTTCCAGACCCATTTTGTCCTACTATTAGCGTTAATGGGGAGAAAAATTGAATGCTTTCTCGTGAACGATTGTCAAACGACCGTATGCCCATGATGGACATTCTGTCAATGCACGACATTTTAAATTACTTAAACTGAACAcactttctttaattttaaggATTTACAACTGTATAGTAAAATAGATGCATCCAGTGACCTTCAATTTTGCAATATAATAGTAGAagaaacaaagaaattgtGTGTCAGTAGATGCAAAGCGTTTTGTTAATGTGTTGTATCAGTGCTATTATAGAGTTTctatattataataatcGTAATTGTCCTTAAGGTGGCGGACTAGATTTTATTGAGGATATGAGCATAAACAGttaattattcaaataGCGATGACCAGTTTGACTGCCCAAGGATTACAAATACTAGTGGGTTTGAATTGTCATAGAAAAGTATTATTATGATTATTAGCACAATTAAATTTGAGTTATTAATACCCAAGCTCCATTTATCGGTAAAAACTACATTCTTTATACcgatattttataataaatcatattgattaaataaagatgtTAATTAAATTCTGGTCACTTATTTCATGAAATCAATTTAATGTTATTATCAAATAGCAAATCTTAAACTTAAGAAATGAACGAAGCTCACTAATAAACACGTTTGAAAGGAGGCACTGGTTTAACTTCATTCTCATCCATAGTGGTTCTGGTGACAGCGCGATACTTCAAGGTGACAGGGTCGCCTGTTTTGTGTTGCCAAGTCAATGTATGCTTGATCCAATTCTTGTCATCACGCTCAGGATAGTCTTCACGAGCATGGGCACCGCGAGATTCTTTGCGGTTGAGAGCTGCATTAGCAGTTTGCACAGCACAAGTTAAAAGGTTACGTAATTCAAGGGCTTCAACAAGATCGGTGTTCCAGATTAAACCACGGTCCCTGATTCCAATATCCTTGTAAGTGCCGTCAACACGAGCAATGTTCTTAACACCTTCTTGAAGAGTTTCTTCCATACGGAAAACTGAGACATCACGTTGCATCGTCTTTTGCATATCCAAACGAATTTCACTGGTATGTTTAGGGCCTTGCGAAGTGCGAATTTggtccaaaaattttagagaATCCAATCCGGCATCAGCTGCAAGCGGTTTATGAGGGGTATTGGGTTCAAGCGTATCCTTAATATGTAAAGCACAGGCACGTCCAAAAACAACAATGTCCAGAAGAGAGTTGGCACCAAGACGGTTACCTCCATGGACAGATACACAAGCAGCTTCACCAGCAGCATACAATCCAGGAACAATCTTATCCTTCCCATTTTCGTCAATAGTGAGGACTTCACCGGTGAAACGGGTAGGAATACCACCCATATTGTAGTGAACTGTAGGTAAAACGGGGATAGGCTCTTTAGTAACATCTACACCAGCAAAGATAGCAGCAGTTTCGGAAATGCCAGGAAGACgctctttcaaaatttcagcGGGGAGGTGAGAAAGCTGCAAATAACAATGATCCTTTTCAGGGCCAACACCACGGCCTTCACGAATTTCAACAGTCATAGCACGAGAAACGACATCACGAGAAGCCAAATCCTTAGCGGTAGGAGCATAGCGTTCCATAAAACGCTCACCCTTGCTGTTCAAAAGATAACCACCTTCACCACGGCAACCTTCAGTAATTAAACAACCAGCACCATAGATACCAGTAGGGTGAAATTGAACAAACTCGAGATCTTGTAGAGGAAGTCCAGCACGAGAAACCATGGCATTACCATCACCAGTACAGGTATGAGCTGAGGTGCAAGAGAAATAGGCACGTCCATAACCACCAGTAGCCAAAATAGTCTTGTGAGCACGGAATCTGTGAATACTACCGTCTTCCAAATTCATAGCAATGACACCACGACATTCACCACCTTCCATGATTAAATCCATTGCAAAATactcaataaaaaagtttgtgTTATGTTTAAGAGATTGCCCGTAAAGAGTGTGCAAGATAGAATGTCCAGTACGATCGGCAACAGCAGCACAGCGATATGCCTGTCCACCTTTACCATATTCAAGGGATTGACCGCCAAAAGCACGTTGATAAATCTTTCCCTCCTTCGTTCTTGAAAAAGGTACACCAAAATGTTCCAACTCCAAAACTGCTTTGGGTGCTTCTTTAGTCATGTAATGAATAGCATCTTGATCACCCAACCAATCTGATCCTTTGACAGTGTCATAGAAATGCCAGCGCCAGTCATCTTTTGTCATATTACCGAGTGCAGCGTTGATACCACCTTGGGCAGCGACAGTATGGGACCTCGTAGGAAAGAGCTTAGTAATACATGCAGTATTAAAGCCGGCTTCTGCCAAACCAAAAGTAGCACGAAGACCGGCACCTCCGGCACCTACAACGATAGCATCGTATGTATGGTCAATGACTGGATATTTAACGGATTCTGATGTTGAAACTTGCTTTGCTCTTAAAGGCTACATTGTTAGATTGTTTAGAAAACTGTTCATAGAGTAGAGAAACAAAGAAGGGTTGCttaaaaatcataaaatttGCACCGCTTCCAAAAATAAGACGAGtcactaaaaaaaaacatacctGGCTTGaagctattttttttaaagttgaaGAAGTAGAAAATAGCTTCAGATTCCCTCCATTTTTTAGACTTGGAGCGACTTTTCGAAATCTGAGCATTATATGTGTTGGATGTGGTGGAAGGAGAAGCTTTGGTAATTGGGCATCTCTTAAGGAAGTACAGCATCGTTAAGTGCGGAAGTTTGAAATACCGCCCTTCTTATTCGTCAACTCCATAAGCGAAATCTAATCAATACTCTTCTATTTCCGTGTCTTTAACTTTAACTTACATTATTGGCTTAACCCACATCTCGGTTTAATGACACAAACTGCTTCAATACCATCATCATTCAGCTCGTTAAGAAAAGCAGTTTTAGTACTACTCGGTGAAAACCCAAGAACTAcgtataaaatatatttttactattgCTTTGTGCCTCCAAACTTTTCCGATAAAAATTAGCTAGCTAAATCTCGAGGACAAGACGCTTAGTTCTTCCAGAGTGTTAGTAAACAATTGTGCAAGTGCATTGAAGCAACAGtcagtatttttttttgttaatctCAAACATTTATATCGtgaaatattaattaaactGCTCCTAAGTTATGATTTATCAAGATGCTCCTCGCTCACTATTATACCGCATTACATGATAGTTTGGTAAATATATAAGGACTCTTGGAAGTTCAATAATAGTACAGGCACTTACTACAAACTCATCAATCATATCCCCACcgtttatttatataattagatGGGTATACAAAACTAACATATCATACAATTCTCTTACTTTGAGTCTGATATCTGTTTTTGTAAGTCGTGTTCATACACACTTTATAAAGTGTTGAACAGAAAGCAATTGTTATAACTTCTTAGACAGGGtgattaaaacaatttctaTGATCCCTCAATGAATGTTACTCGTCTTTACTTTCGTGTCGCTGGAACAAAACAGTTCGCCCGATATGTGCACAAATATGCTGCATATTCCTCTACgagctttcaaaaaaagaaatctcATTTCCCATCTCCTGCTACGCTCGATCACCCGGATGCCGGAGAAGACgcttttataaatttaaggAATGAAAACTATATCTTAAATGCAGTATTTGACGGAGTTGGAGGCTGGGCGAATGTGGGGATTGATCCGTCAATATTTAGTTGGGGATTGGTTCgggaaataaaaaaagtctttaaCAATTCTGACGAATTCCAACCAAGTCCTCTCACTTTACTTTCCAAAGCATATGCAGCTTTGAAGAAAAGTAACACTGTTGAGGCTGGCTCAAGCACTGCTTGCCTTACATTGTTCAATTGCGGAAACGGTAAACTTCATTCATTAAAGTACGTTATTTGTTCATTGGTTCATAAATTCTTACTAACTTTATTTCAAGCCTTGGTGACTCAGGATTTCTTATCCTTAGAAATGGTGCTATCCATTATGCATCACCTGCCCAAGTACTCCAATTTAATATGCCATATCAATTGGCTATATATCCTAGGAACTATCGTTCCGCTGAAAACATTGGGCCTAAAATGGGACAAGCAACTGTGCACGACCTTAAAGACAATGACTTGGTAATTTTAGCTACCGATGGCATATTTGATAATATAGAGGAAAAGTCGATCTTAGACATCGCTGGCGTCGTTGATTTTAGCTCTCTTTCGAATGTTCAGAAATGCCTTGATGATTTGGCTATGCGCATTTGTAGGCAAGCAGTTTTGAATTCGTTGGATACGAAATGGGAATCTCCATTCGCAAAAACGGCAAAGAGTTTTGGTTTCAAGTTTCAAGGAGGGTAcgataaaataatttatatgtgaaaatatattaacaAGCACATTAGGAAAGTGGATGATACTACCATTACATGTTTACTGATAAAGTCCAAAAATTATGAGTAAAATTAGTATCTTCTTCGAACGAAATACGCTTATATTGAATTACTTTAGTTCATTAAGGGTCCTTGAATCGTTCATTTCAAATCATCTGGACCAAAAGAGTCAGGAAGTAACTGCCAATCATGTTAATGACATTCAAGTAACGCTTGCATACCTCTTCTATCGTTTTCATATCATAACCCCCGTCGTCATGAAACATATAAACATTTATATCCTTCGAAAATTCACGAATTCTTAACAACGTTTTGTTAGTAAATTCAACGGAaggatttctttttccttaaCTGTCAACTTACACTTGACGACAAATACCACAGGGCGTAACTCTTCCCTTGGCACTCATCACTCCAATAGCCATAAATTTAGTGTAACCCATGCTCTTTTAAGGTTGATGTGAGTTATAATGGTCAAAGCGGTAGCAACTCTTCACGCGCAACTTAATCTTACCACTGCTTTTGTAATTGCTACTCGTTCGGCACAGATGCAATTGCCATATGATGCGTTTTCAACTGTTTGATACGTTAgatttcatattttttgaattcgGTACAATCTTTTTACCATTAGCTCcataaatatatgtatttttatCGTCGGATACTACGCATGCACCTACTGCGAAGTTGGAGTAGGGACAATATGAATATTGTAAActcttttttacttcttgAAATAACTTCTCaatatcttctttttccattttttgagTGCGACTAGATTTATtttgtgaaaaaaaaataactcCGATgcacaaaaaaattgcagaATATATATACAACCTACTAAAACGATATTATCTAGCAATGTTGGAAGAAATGTTGTGAGCTGAGCTCCCGGTATATCCTCGGGGCAACGAATACCAAAGCGTATCCACTATTCCGTTAACTACtatcattatttttctaatacaATGATGTTATTACGAGTTGAAGATTGAAACTGTAAAAGTGATCAATGTTATACCACTTCAAaagaatattatttttccaattatGTAACCGAATTCCATTCATCGCTCTTTCAACATTTTGTTACGCTTCTCTCTGCGTCGCCGACGATCTATCACCTTTTGGTGAAGTTTAGCTTGCAACAATTCCATTCGTTCACGGTCTGCTTTTGCTTGACGACGGGTACGGATTTTTTCGGCATGAGCCTTATGAATAATTAGTAATGGATATGATACTACTGATAAAGAATACTTACAGCACGCtgttcttctttctctcttttCAATTCCTTTTCACGCTCTTTAATCTCATCTAACTTCCGCTTTTGTTCCATACGCTTTTCATACGGAGTTCTTTGAGCATCAGCAAGGCCACTTCTGTTGTACGCCTTTTTCTCAGTTTTCctaattgtttaataaaagcTTTCTCATACTGATAAAAAGCATACCATGGTTTTCCTAAAGAATTAGTACTTAATAAACTTGCTCAATTCCATACCTGAAACACATACACCCTTAGTTCCATTAACCATTGTGTATCTGGTTTTTGGTACAAAATTTCTTCTAAACCTCTATTGAACCATCGGTCAAACTCATTAAATTTGGTTAACGTAGTCTCGTTTTTACAGTCTAAATTATTTCAGTCAGTAAACTAATTCGGTTGTAAAATTGTCTTTTGTAAAGTGATAATCGCCTAATATTGAAAACCAAAGTTCTAAAAGATAGCAGTTTATCTTAACAAATGAAACGAAACTAGACATAATGACTCCTGCCAACGAGAGTGTTTTggggattttttttacaaaattgtCTTGAGACAGCAAATCAAAGATACCTGAAATACTTAATACTATTTTTCATGCTAATTTTTGTTCTGTTTTCTACTCGAAATAAATATCCTCGGTAAAGTGTTTGGCAGTAGGAAAAAATACACCTTAAACTTTCTGAGGGGTTctcattgttttttttttaatattttactgATATTTCGATTAATCGAATTATGCGTGAACGAATACGTTTATTAACGGTTAAAATACCTGTTGGCGTATGATCATACACAATCGAATGTTTGTTGACACCTGCACATATTGAGGtgtttgtttataaatcaCAGGAGCATAAGCGAATGGATTTGTCACTTACCAAACAGTTCTAACATATTACCCTCAAggaaaattttgctttaatttACTTGTGTTGAAtaatttggaattttttttagagcATAATCGCATAATACACAAAATCTCGATTAAGCATAAACTCCCAGAACGTTAACATATAACCGAATCTTCTAAACTCTTAGTATATGAGATATCagaaataataaaggaatttcttaaataatataaagaaaagaaatatgtCTATACCGGCTAACGTTCTGATGGAAATATCATTTCAGGAGCTGACATCTAAGAAGTCCGAAGAATATGAAAGAAAGAGACTCAACGAGATCGGGGATCTTCTTACACCTCAGAAAATAGAAGAAGTTTTGAACTGCAAAGATACTAAACAACGGAATGTTTCCCTAGAAGATATCTTCCAGgatttcttaaattttataattacGAAAAACCAGGAAATGTTTAGTATGGATTGCAATTCTATCTGCAAGTCATATGTCTTAAAGGTagcagaagaaaaaatagaaaagctCTTGAAGGAAAACGGGACTCtcaaaaatgaagaaaaatgctTGCGAATGCAAATTGTAGCGCAAGAAGAATATGTAGCCCCGTTGATTCAAAAGTTAGAaatcattgaaaaaaaactgGATAAATCGTTTAGAAAGAATATGGAAGATGAATTACGAATAACACGGTTGGCTTCAGAAAACAATGTATTAATTTCAAGGATTGACCGAACAAAGCGTCATTTTTCTGAGTTGTTCactcaaaaacaaatgctGCAACTTCAGAACGAGAATTTTAAAGACGACTATGAGAAgataaaagaagagaaCAAAAGATTatataaagaaaggaaaagttTTCTCTCCAAGATCGAAAAATCAGCGTGCGAAATTCATGATCTCAAGGAGTCTGATAGTTTCAAAGATCACGAAATATTAAGGCTGAAAGAGGAAAGGACTGCTGCTATGCAAGCAATAGATGATATTAGTGGAACAATTGAAACTATTAAGAGTGATTGTTATAAGGTTGAAAGTGAAAACAAAGGCTTAATCAATGAAGTTATGGATATGAGAAACTTTGTTCAACAGCTTGAACAAGAGTTGTATGCCTTTGAGGATGACTATAGCCGAATACAAAATGACGAAGAGTTATTGAAGGTTGGTATGATacatttaaataaatccGAAAATCGTACCGTAGAAGAAATGAAGATTGGTGATTTTGGAAATACTGAAGAAGCAAAAGACGTTTGCGTTTCTGACGAAGATATACACAATGTTAACATAAAACAAATCACTACGTTAATTGGAAAGATGAGCCAAGTGCAAATAGAATGTAAAAGGTTAAGAAAGGAAAACCTCTTTTTACAGAGTGAAAGAACTCACCTACTCAGAGAATTAGAAGAATTACGACATTTGGCTACTTCTGCTAAAGAagattttgtaaaagttgaaaaactaaacaaaatcattaaGGACGAAAACGAAAACCTCAAGGAATACATCCGAAACAACAGTCTTTCCTTTCAAGCCACTGCGGGTGAATTAACTCAGTGTAAGCAATTACCACAGCCTCGGATTACTGGTAACGATCAAGAAAATTCACACTACACAGGAGCAGGTAATAATTGCCTTGAATTAGTAGGAAAGGAAAACAATTGTAAAAACCAATATCCTCAATACTTCTCAAATATTGATGAATCCAACgcatttataaataatcaGTGTCTTGAGTTAGAGGCTCTGAACAGGAAAAACGATTTAATTAGAGGAGAACTAGATTCACTCAAGGAGAAGAATCTCGTTGCCCA
This portion of the Schizosaccharomyces pombe strain 972h- genome assembly, chromosome: I genome encodes:
- the meu1 gene encoding protein meu1-1, translated to MSIPANVLMEISFQELTSKKSEEYERKRLNEIGDLLTPQKIEEVLNCKDTKQRNVSLEDIFQDFLNFIITKNQEMFSMDCNSICKSYVLKVAEEKIEKLLKENGTLKNEEKCLRMQIVAQEEYVAPLIQKLEIIEKKLDKSFRKNMEDELRITRLASENNVLISRIDRTKRHFSELFTQKQMLQLQNENFKDDYEKIKEENKRLYKERKSFLSKIEKSACEIHDLKESDSFKDHEILRLKEERTAAMQAIDDISGTIETIKSDCYKVESENKGLINEVMDMRNFVQQLEQELYAFEDDYSRIQNDEELLKVGMIHLNKSENRTVEEMKIGDFGNTEEAKDVCVSDEDIHNVNIKQITTLIGKMSQVQIECKRLRKENLFLQSERTHLLRELEELRHLATSAKEDFVKVEKLNKIIKDENENLKEYIRNNSLSFQATAGELTQCKQLPQPRITGNDQENSHYTGAGNNCLELVGKENNCKNQYPQYFSNIDESNAFINNQCLELEALNRKNDLIRGELDSLKEKNLVAQKQLKSANNTLHVRAKHIQILENTNQSLKKNLENGRAEFRLKEIALIDLANQQIKNQDKTIHDLNTELCSLTLDYCNTAVERDTLRFRALEYLDHNKQTNPLPYHIVYMFSFETSPTVFQTSPEEDKENVNNIKISQPRNSLQTNGYIEGMANNVLDASFNVEDESHAISDSELGYFCEDQSNIYEVEDMRYYLFYTEEEKNMLPGFIVNARPANLDLFPCCYETTDKRSKHLKNMLNKKKLIKHIFHL